One part of the Streptomyces nigra genome encodes these proteins:
- a CDS encoding DUF397 domain-containing protein, translating into MTRETPAELEWFKSSYSSGTDGNSCVELALAPGTVHVRDSKYGEAGPRLALGAEAWAGFVGWPASDYSPPKRSL; encoded by the coding sequence ATGACCCGCGAGACCCCTGCCGAGCTGGAGTGGTTCAAGAGCAGCTACAGCAGCGGCACGGACGGCAACTCCTGTGTCGAGCTCGCCCTCGCCCCCGGCACCGTCCACGTGCGGGACTCCAAGTACGGCGAAGCCGGCCCGCGCCTCGCCCTCGGGGCGGAGGCGTGGGCCGGCTTCGTCGGGTGGCCGGCGTCGGACTACTCGCCGCCGAAGCGCTCCTTGTAG